A genomic segment from Nitrospira sp. encodes:
- the nuoG gene encoding NADH-quinone oxidoreductase subunit NuoG, which produces MTPTTAAETVRLTIDGQTVTVPKGTLVIEAARQVGVMVPHFCYHPKLAPVANCRMCLVEVEKVPKLQTACSTPVAEGMVIRTATTVVNEAHKSVLEFILANHPLDCPVCDQGGRCDLQDYSHQYTPTTSRFIEVKRVYQKEYFSPLIEKQMNRCVQCQRCVRYCDQVMDVNALAPINRGTMTEIKSFADHPLDCEFCGGCVQICPVGAITSRLSMYEFRPWMLKRAETTCAYCGDGCSITLQTKGNDLIEVMSAQGVGRNNGDLCARGFFGYHVSTHADRLKHPLIRRDGKLVETTWEEALEYVAENAMRIKMAHGGQAFAGLIASRCTNEELYVFQKFMRLAIGTNKLDSSARYGHVNGVRALRHVQGTHRWTVTFEDIAKAEALLLVGTNVTEANPITGLKVKEAVKKNLATLITIEALQPAIGTISNIANLSAHHFGTHPDRFHAVALGLIKALIEENLVAKPLVQRAPAFVKAIGDAVKTLTWPAIEREIGSPVAAVKDAARAFQKTSRAVILVGPGVLRQPGGAGLMTTLLDLLLLSGHHGLAGCGVAPLAEENNDQGAIEMGATAEYLPGPAELGDPAARQRLAQLWKEEPANAPARTLLEILDEARASTVKAMFVVGENPAGSLPPAAKSKEAMEKLDLLVCQELFLTETAALAHVVLPACSYAEKDGTFTNSEGHVQPVRRAIEPLGESRPDWEILSALSVLMGAPLEYGDAKEITNEIRSLIPGHGLLGAGPTPPKPDDATVTKYLTEGFRADLSARYALSKTDWPAGEFTLVSQQSLFHSGKFSTRSKGLLQIQSTGSLALNSTDAARMGLADGGRVRLSNQQGEMTTTVKTQDRVPEGMAVFPEHFDQELRHLTGMAVDPQTGVPYCKTVRVRIAKA; this is translated from the coding sequence ATGACTCCGACGACAGCCGCAGAGACAGTCCGGCTAACGATCGACGGGCAGACCGTCACGGTCCCAAAGGGGACACTCGTCATCGAGGCCGCGCGCCAGGTCGGCGTGATGGTCCCGCATTTCTGCTATCATCCGAAACTGGCGCCGGTCGCCAACTGTCGCATGTGCCTCGTCGAGGTCGAGAAGGTGCCAAAGCTCCAGACCGCCTGCAGCACGCCGGTAGCTGAGGGCATGGTCATCCGCACGGCCACGACCGTCGTCAACGAGGCACACAAATCCGTCTTGGAGTTCATCCTGGCCAACCACCCGCTGGACTGCCCCGTTTGCGATCAGGGAGGCCGCTGCGATCTTCAGGACTACTCGCACCAGTACACGCCGACGACAAGCCGCTTCATCGAAGTCAAGCGCGTCTACCAGAAGGAATATTTTAGCCCGCTGATCGAAAAACAGATGAACCGCTGCGTGCAGTGCCAGCGCTGCGTACGCTACTGCGACCAGGTGATGGACGTGAATGCGCTCGCCCCGATCAACCGCGGCACGATGACCGAGATCAAGTCGTTCGCCGATCATCCGTTGGACTGCGAGTTCTGCGGCGGCTGCGTACAGATCTGCCCAGTCGGCGCGATCACGAGCCGGCTGTCCATGTACGAGTTCCGGCCCTGGATGCTCAAGCGCGCCGAAACGACCTGCGCCTACTGCGGCGACGGCTGCTCTATTACGCTGCAAACGAAGGGCAACGATCTCATTGAAGTCATGTCCGCGCAGGGCGTAGGCCGTAACAATGGCGACCTCTGTGCGCGCGGTTTCTTCGGCTATCACGTCAGCACGCACGCCGACCGGCTCAAACATCCCCTGATCCGCCGAGACGGCAAGCTGGTCGAAACGACCTGGGAAGAAGCGCTTGAGTACGTAGCCGAGAACGCCATGCGGATCAAGATGGCGCACGGTGGGCAGGCTTTTGCCGGCCTCATTGCCTCCCGCTGCACAAACGAAGAGCTGTATGTATTCCAGAAGTTCATGCGGCTCGCCATCGGCACCAACAAGCTCGACAGCAGCGCCCGCTACGGCCACGTCAATGGCGTCCGCGCACTGCGCCACGTGCAGGGTACGCACCGGTGGACCGTCACCTTCGAGGACATCGCGAAGGCCGAGGCGCTCCTCCTTGTCGGCACGAACGTCACTGAGGCCAACCCGATCACCGGACTCAAGGTCAAGGAAGCGGTAAAGAAGAACCTCGCGACGCTGATCACCATTGAAGCGCTGCAACCGGCTATCGGCACGATCAGTAACATCGCCAATCTTTCGGCACACCACTTCGGCACGCATCCCGACCGGTTCCATGCCGTAGCACTTGGCCTGATCAAGGCGCTGATTGAAGAGAATCTTGTTGCCAAGCCGCTCGTGCAGCGCGCCCCGGCTTTTGTGAAAGCCATCGGCGACGCGGTGAAGACGCTCACCTGGCCGGCGATCGAACGGGAGATCGGCTCGCCGGTTGCCGCAGTGAAAGACGCGGCTCGCGCGTTCCAGAAAACCAGCCGCGCCGTTATCCTCGTCGGTCCCGGCGTCCTGCGGCAGCCCGGAGGCGCGGGCCTCATGACTACGCTGCTCGACCTCCTATTGTTGAGCGGCCATCACGGTCTCGCCGGCTGCGGCGTGGCTCCGCTGGCTGAGGAAAACAACGACCAGGGTGCGATCGAGATGGGCGCAACGGCGGAGTACCTGCCCGGCCCGGCTGAGTTGGGCGATCCAGCCGCGCGCCAGCGCCTCGCGCAGCTTTGGAAGGAAGAGCCGGCGAACGCGCCAGCCCGCACGCTGCTGGAAATTCTCGACGAGGCCCGCGCTAGTACGGTCAAAGCGATGTTCGTCGTCGGCGAGAATCCGGCCGGCTCGTTGCCCCCCGCCGCGAAATCGAAAGAAGCGATGGAGAAACTCGACCTCCTTGTTTGCCAGGAACTATTCCTGACTGAGACGGCGGCGCTCGCGCATGTCGTCCTGCCCGCCTGCTCCTACGCTGAGAAGGATGGTACATTTACCAATTCCGAGGGCCACGTGCAGCCAGTGCGGCGCGCGATCGAGCCGCTAGGCGAGAGCCGCCCCGACTGGGAAATCCTCTCCGCCCTGTCCGTCCTGATGGGAGCTCCGCTTGAATACGGCGACGCGAAGGAGATCACAAACGAGATCCGCAGCCTGATCCCCGGCCACGGCCTGCTCGGGGCCGGCCCCACACCGCCGAAGCCGGATGACGCGACGGTGACGAAATATTTGACCGAGGGCTTCCGCGCCGATCTGTCGGCGCGCTATGCGCTGTCCAAAACAGACTGGCCGGCCGGAGAGTTCACGCTCGTCTCGCAACAAAGCCTCTTCCACTCGGGCAAGTTCTCGACTCGCTCGAAAGGTTTGCTGCAGATTCAATCCACTGGCTCGCTGGCGTTGAATTCAACGGATGCGGCTAGGATGGGGCTGGCCGATGGCGGGCGCGTGCGCCTGTCGAACCAGCAGGGCGAGATGACGACTACGGTCAAAACGCAGGACCGCGTCCCCGAGGGCATGGCGGTGTTTCCCGAACATTTTGACCAGGAACTGCGCCACCTCACGGGCATGGCGGTCGATCCACAGACCGGCGTGCCCTATTGCAAAACGGTGCGCGTGAGGATTGCCAAAGCGTAG
- the nuoH gene encoding NADH-quinone oxidoreductase subunit NuoH has product MAFSLAQIAVVMGVIMLTVMVLTLAERKVLGWMQDRMGPMEVGPYGVLQPIADGLKLFFKEDIVPAGANKFLFSLAPILALVPALIGFAVIPFGPDTTIELFGQTFNPFIISDINIGILYILAFTSIGAYGIILGGWASNSKYSLLGGLRSAAQVISYELNVGLAIVGVLLLAGSLSLVKITQAQAGWFWNWYIFAPPFPQLLAFVVYVISAVAETNRVPFDLPEAESELVAGFFTEYSGMRFAFFFIAEYANMIMVSCIAAALFLGGWNAPYPGTALARLGFEQFAWVENVVWFAAKVYFFLFLFFWLRATLPRLRYDQLMRFGWKVMLPIALGNILVTSIAAYLFPRG; this is encoded by the coding sequence ATGGCATTTTCGCTGGCGCAGATCGCTGTCGTGATGGGCGTCATCATGCTGACCGTGATGGTCCTCACGCTGGCTGAGCGCAAGGTCCTCGGCTGGATGCAGGACCGGATGGGGCCGATGGAGGTGGGACCCTACGGCGTGCTGCAGCCGATCGCCGACGGATTGAAGCTGTTCTTTAAGGAAGACATCGTGCCCGCCGGCGCGAACAAGTTTCTCTTCAGCCTCGCGCCGATCCTGGCGCTGGTGCCGGCCCTGATTGGCTTTGCCGTCATCCCCTTCGGTCCTGATACGACAATAGAGCTGTTCGGCCAGACGTTCAACCCCTTCATCATCAGCGACATCAACATCGGTATTCTCTACATCCTGGCCTTCACCTCCATCGGCGCCTACGGCATCATCCTGGGCGGCTGGGCCTCGAACAGCAAATACTCGCTGCTGGGCGGGCTGCGGTCGGCCGCGCAAGTCATCAGCTACGAGTTGAACGTCGGCCTAGCGATCGTGGGCGTGCTGCTGCTGGCCGGCTCGCTGAGCCTCGTGAAGATCACGCAGGCGCAGGCCGGCTGGTTCTGGAACTGGTACATCTTCGCGCCGCCCTTTCCGCAACTGCTGGCCTTCGTGGTCTACGTGATCTCGGCGGTGGCCGAAACCAACCGCGTGCCCTTCGACCTGCCAGAGGCAGAGAGCGAACTGGTGGCGGGCTTCTTCACTGAGTACAGCGGGATGCGGTTTGCGTTCTTCTTCATTGCGGAGTACGCCAATATGATCATGGTCTCCTGCATCGCCGCGGCGCTGTTTCTGGGCGGCTGGAACGCGCCCTATCCGGGTACCGCGCTGGCGCGGTTGGGCTTCGAGCAGTTCGCCTGGGTCGAAAACGTCGTCTGGTTTGCGGCCAAGGTTTATTTTTTTCTATTCCTGTTTTTCTGGCTGCGCGCGACGCTGCCGCGACTGCGGTACGACCAGCTCATGCGGTTCGGCTGGAAGGTGATGCTTCCGATCGCACTGGGCAACATTCTGGTCACATCCATTGCAGCCTACCTGTTCCCCCGGGGGTAG
- the nuoI gene encoding NADH-quinone oxidoreductase subunit NuoI has product MRTLKAWFKTIVFYEILVGMAATMRHLLHYKPITIQYPHEKRVLPDSYRGMLALLRYDDGTEKCVGCDLCEAACPSRVIRVVSGEVPGEPTKRYAKEYYMDMTRCLFCGMCVDACPVDALGMTREYEWAVYDKRNLLLNKQQLLAIGDRSYPMREKRLEFQHSNVAFFNVAFKQIPQKES; this is encoded by the coding sequence ATGCGGACACTTAAAGCGTGGTTCAAAACCATCGTCTTCTACGAGATTCTCGTAGGCATGGCTGCCACGATGCGCCATCTGCTGCACTACAAACCCATCACGATTCAGTACCCGCACGAGAAGCGCGTGCTACCGGACAGTTATCGCGGCATGCTGGCGCTTCTGCGCTACGACGACGGTACCGAGAAGTGCGTCGGCTGCGACCTCTGCGAGGCCGCCTGCCCGTCGCGCGTCATCCGCGTCGTGAGCGGCGAGGTGCCAGGCGAGCCGACCAAGCGCTACGCGAAGGAATATTACATGGACATGACCCGCTGCCTGTTCTGCGGCATGTGCGTGGATGCCTGCCCGGTAGACGCACTAGGCATGACGCGCGAATACGAGTGGGCTGTCTACGATAAGCGAAACTTATTGCTGAATAAGCAGCAGCTCCTGGCCATCGGCGACCGCTCCTATCCGATGCGCGAGAAGCGGCTGGAGTTCCAGCATTCGAACGTCGCCTTCTTCAACGTCGCGTTCAAACAGATCCCCCAAAAGGAGAGCTGA
- a CDS encoding NADH-quinone oxidoreductase subunit J — translation MRCARSGWSSSIRTSPSSTSRSNRSPKRRADRVAQLFFFYFACIIVLTSILVVALKNPVYSALSLLIMFFHVAGLYVMLHAEFVAAVQIIVYAGAILVLYLFVVMLLNLHREDRYHGQLPVGALLGVTLLTEAVLLLAQRKDTGAPPAPDLTTAVEGNTEAIGDLLYSTYVFPFEVASLILLVAMIGAIILAKRDLLTRRAP, via the coding sequence ATCCGATGCGCGAGAAGCGGCTGGAGTTCCAGCATTCGAACGTCGCCTTCTTCAACGTCGCGTTCAAACAGATCCCCCAAAAGGAGAGCTGACCGCGTGGCCCAGCTCTTCTTTTTTTACTTCGCCTGCATCATCGTGCTGACCTCCATCCTAGTGGTGGCGCTGAAAAACCCTGTCTACAGCGCCCTGTCGCTGCTGATCATGTTCTTCCATGTGGCTGGCCTCTACGTCATGCTCCACGCGGAATTCGTAGCCGCCGTCCAGATCATCGTCTACGCCGGTGCGATCCTGGTGCTTTATCTCTTCGTCGTCATGTTGCTGAATCTCCACCGTGAAGATCGCTACCACGGGCAGTTGCCCGTCGGCGCATTATTGGGCGTGACGCTATTGACCGAGGCCGTGCTGCTCCTCGCGCAGCGGAAGGACACTGGCGCGCCCCCAGCACCCGACTTGACCACGGCAGTCGAAGGCAACACGGAGGCTATCGGTGATTTACTGTACTCGACCTATGTCTTCCCATTTGAAGTCGCGTCGTTGATTTTGCTGGTCGCCATGATCGGTGCGATCATCCTGGCCAAGCGGGACCTCCTCACAAGGCGCGCGCCATGA
- the nuoK gene encoding NADH-quinone oxidoreductase subunit NuoK has translation MIPISYYLILSAIVFITGVVGVLIRRNIIIILLSVELMLNATNINFVAFSNYFQNVSGQVFVFFALTVAAAEVAVGLAIIIALYRSKASINVDDFQLMKW, from the coding sequence ATGATTCCCATTTCCTACTACCTGATCCTGAGCGCGATCGTGTTCATCACGGGCGTGGTGGGTGTGCTAATCCGTCGGAATATCATCATCATTCTGCTGTCAGTGGAATTGATGTTGAATGCCACGAACATTAATTTCGTCGCCTTTTCGAATTATTTCCAGAACGTGTCGGGACAGGTTTTCGTCTTCTTCGCACTAACTGTGGCAGCCGCGGAGGTGGCGGTGGGCCTAGCCATCATCATCGCGCTCTATCGCAGTAAGGCCAGCATCAACGTGGACGATTTCCAGCTGATGAAATGGTGA
- the nuoL gene encoding NADH-quinone oxidoreductase subunit L: MDYILIPLLPFTAFLILGLFGHWITHKAHLVAVPAVIVSFILSVLAFVQVANGHPISVPLYTWLTSGDLRIGLGITIDPLTACMLILVTVVSSLVHIYTIGYMHGEKGYARFFSYIALFTFSMLMLVLADNFLQLFVFWEAVGLCSYLLISHWYERPSACAAATKAFIVNRVGDFGFMLGLLLVWSSFGSLEYRHVFALAADLAGETINLLRPFGGVWEVSTLTLICLLLFTGAVGKSAQVPLHVWLPDAMEGPTPISALIHAATMVTAGVFMVARLSPLYNLSPVAMDVVALVGAATMLLGATIALTQTDIKRVVAYSTVSQLGYMTMACGLGAYAAGIYHLLTHGAFKALLFLGCGSVIIALHHEQDIRRMGGLKDKLPVTYWTFVIGSLALAGFPLTSGFFSKDELLVSAWASGPLGQILTVFGLLTAMMTAFYSFRLVFVTFWGTYRGEALDHGQGHEHGHGGSHEIHEPSKTITVPLLILSVLSIVSGYFGIFEFLSPAIPGPIAHGEGHQGQAGIIIMVVATLMSLTGFAAAYFVYVKSPGLPDRLAAQWQTLYRLSLNKWFVDEVYDRTFVQPTFTLADRLWRHVDVAVIDGAVNGVARAIAWWGWVMRLFQSGQTQHYALGMTLGAVLILTLYLLL; encoded by the coding sequence ATGGATTACATTCTCATTCCCTTGCTCCCGTTCACAGCTTTTCTGATCCTCGGCCTCTTCGGTCACTGGATTACGCACAAGGCGCACCTTGTCGCGGTACCAGCCGTAATCGTCTCCTTTATTCTGTCCGTCCTAGCCTTTGTGCAGGTTGCGAACGGCCACCCCATATCCGTGCCGCTCTACACGTGGCTGACCTCTGGTGACCTACGTATCGGCCTCGGCATCACAATTGATCCCCTGACCGCTTGCATGCTGATCCTCGTTACAGTGGTCAGCTCGCTCGTGCATATCTACACAATTGGCTACATGCACGGCGAAAAGGGCTACGCACGGTTCTTTAGTTACATCGCGCTCTTCACCTTCTCGATGCTCATGCTGGTGCTGGCGGACAATTTCCTTCAACTGTTCGTCTTCTGGGAGGCGGTCGGCCTTTGTTCCTATCTTCTGATCAGCCACTGGTACGAACGCCCCTCGGCCTGCGCTGCAGCGACCAAAGCCTTCATCGTCAACCGCGTAGGCGATTTCGGCTTTATGCTCGGCCTGCTGCTTGTCTGGTCCTCCTTCGGCTCACTGGAATACCGGCACGTCTTCGCGCTGGCGGCCGATCTTGCTGGCGAGACGATAAATCTCCTGCGCCCCTTCGGCGGCGTCTGGGAAGTGTCCACACTGACTCTGATATGCCTGTTGCTCTTCACGGGTGCGGTCGGTAAGTCGGCCCAGGTGCCACTACACGTCTGGCTGCCGGACGCGATGGAAGGTCCCACACCGATCTCGGCCCTGATCCATGCCGCTACGATGGTGACCGCTGGCGTTTTCATGGTCGCACGGCTCTCTCCTCTCTATAATCTCTCCCCTGTGGCCATGGACGTAGTTGCCCTTGTGGGCGCCGCGACCATGCTGCTGGGCGCAACGATCGCGCTGACGCAGACCGACATCAAACGCGTGGTAGCCTATTCGACCGTCAGCCAGCTCGGCTACATGACGATGGCCTGCGGGCTCGGCGCCTACGCGGCTGGCATCTACCACCTGCTCACGCATGGGGCCTTCAAGGCCCTGCTGTTCCTTGGCTGCGGCTCGGTGATCATCGCGCTGCATCACGAGCAGGACATACGCCGCATGGGCGGCTTAAAAGACAAGCTCCCCGTGACCTACTGGACCTTTGTGATCGGCTCGCTGGCGCTGGCCGGCTTCCCGCTGACCTCTGGCTTCTTCAGCAAGGACGAATTGCTGGTGTCGGCCTGGGCGTCCGGTCCGCTGGGACAGATCCTGACGGTCTTCGGGCTGCTGACCGCGATGATGACGGCCTTTTACAGTTTCCGGCTAGTCTTCGTAACTTTCTGGGGAACCTATCGGGGTGAAGCGCTTGACCACGGGCAGGGACATGAGCACGGACACGGCGGTTCGCATGAAATCCACGAGCCGTCAAAGACGATCACCGTTCCACTGCTGATCTTATCGGTGCTGTCCATTGTCTCCGGCTATTTCGGCATCTTCGAGTTCCTGTCGCCGGCGATCCCCGGCCCAATTGCTCACGGTGAAGGGCACCAGGGCCAGGCCGGCATTATTATTATGGTGGTGGCCACGCTGATGAGCCTGACTGGCTTCGCCGCGGCATATTTTGTTTACGTAAAATCGCCAGGCCTGCCCGATCGTCTGGCTGCCCAGTGGCAGACGCTCTACCGGCTCTCACTTAACAAATGGTTCGTAGATGAAGTCTACGACCGGACCTTCGTGCAGCCGACCTTTACGCTGGCCGACCGGCTGTGGCGGCACGTGGACGTGGCGGTCATCGACGGCGCGGTCAACGGCGTGGCGCGCGCCATTGCCTGGTGGGGCTGGGTGATGCGGCTGTTCCAGAGCGGACAGACGCAACACTATGCGCTTGGTATGACGCTGGGTGCCGTACTGATTTTGACCCTCTATCTTCTCTTATAG